A section of the Candidatus Thioglobus autotrophicus genome encodes:
- a CDS encoding recombinase family protein — translation MSKIAYARISSSGQKLDVQLDKLNEVGCDMVFKETHTGTTDQRPQLQSMLQYAREGDILYITKLDRLGRSTLHLTKIFDQLKRKGVEIIVLDQNIDTSTPVGSLMLNVLASIAEFETEIRKERQLEGIAKAKAKGVRFGRKSVLDAEQVEQLKKKRKAGVLIRELMGEYGVSKATVYRLLAA, via the coding sequence ATGAGCAAAATAGCCTACGCAAGGATATCCAGTTCTGGGCAAAAATTAGATGTGCAACTCGATAAGTTGAATGAAGTCGGGTGTGATATGGTTTTCAAAGAGACGCACACAGGAACAACTGATCAAAGGCCGCAATTGCAATCAATGCTTCAGTACGCTAGAGAGGGCGATATTTTATACATAACAAAATTAGATCGTCTTGGACGTAGCACGTTGCATCTGACTAAAATTTTCGATCAACTTAAGCGGAAAGGGGTTGAAATTATTGTACTAGACCAAAACATCGATACTTCGACACCAGTTGGATCGCTTATGTTAAATGTCTTAGCATCAATTGCAGAATTTGAAACTGAAATTCGCAAAGAGAGACAATTAGAAGGCATTGCAAAAGCAAAGGCTAAAGGTGTTAGATTTGGCCGTAAGTCAGTGCTCGACGCTGAACAAGTAGAGCAACTAAAGAAGAAGCGTAAAGCTGGTGTTTTGATTCGGGAGCTTATGGGTGAATATGGTGTGAGCAAAGCGACAGTGTATAGGTTGCTAGCCGCTTAA
- a CDS encoding tyrosine-type recombinase/integrase has product MKNKPFTDAKVRSLKKKSKVYREHDYGGLYLEVAVSGSKIWKQRFNFEQKQVMITIGHYPHVSLLDARQAVNKNKQLLVQGVDPRHKNIKSSKPTFKEMFDAWHNQKCSEWSDNYAHDVRQRANCYLMPVIGRKPIDKITTPDMLMLLKKIEEKDVLDTLRKIKGIASRTFSFSVGMGEITVNPVRDLPMDIFKRRKQVHYPTFTDPKDIGQLLRTLDCHKGTYQVRAALEIAPHIFLRPGELTKLIWDYVDFSDRIIRVDGSIMKTGRDHLIPMSNQVFDMLKDLSCIETGSKFIFPSLKTKNKGITTNALLTAIRSLGISADQFVTHSFRGMASSFLHEKGFVSDVIERQLAHVETNKVKAAYCHAEYLEQRITLMQAWSNYLDDLKSNVNLTKTIQE; this is encoded by the coding sequence TTGAAAAATAAACCATTTACAGATGCAAAAGTAAGAAGCCTTAAGAAAAAATCCAAGGTGTATCGCGAGCATGATTATGGCGGGCTATACCTTGAAGTTGCTGTATCAGGCTCTAAGATCTGGAAACAGCGTTTTAACTTTGAGCAAAAGCAGGTAATGATTACGATCGGACATTATCCTCATGTTAGCTTGCTTGACGCTCGTCAGGCAGTGAATAAAAATAAACAGTTATTAGTGCAAGGAGTTGATCCGAGGCATAAAAATATTAAGTCAAGCAAGCCGACTTTCAAGGAAATGTTTGATGCGTGGCATAATCAAAAGTGCAGTGAATGGAGTGACAACTATGCACATGATGTAAGGCAAAGAGCTAATTGTTATTTAATGCCGGTTATCGGCCGTAAGCCTATTGATAAAATCACAACCCCAGATATGCTTATGCTTCTTAAGAAGATTGAAGAAAAAGATGTGCTAGACACATTACGAAAAATCAAAGGTATCGCATCAAGGACCTTCTCTTTTTCAGTAGGCATGGGCGAGATTACTGTAAACCCAGTTAGAGACTTGCCAATGGATATTTTCAAACGAAGAAAGCAAGTGCATTATCCAACTTTTACTGACCCAAAAGACATTGGTCAATTATTAAGAACATTGGACTGCCATAAAGGCACTTATCAAGTTAGAGCCGCTCTAGAAATTGCGCCACATATCTTTTTAAGACCCGGAGAATTAACAAAACTGATTTGGGATTATGTTGATTTTTCAGACAGAATTATTCGCGTTGACGGGAGTATTATGAAAACGGGGCGAGATCACCTAATTCCTATGAGTAATCAGGTATTTGACATGTTGAAAGATTTAAGTTGCATTGAAACAGGAAGTAAGTTTATTTTTCCGAGTTTGAAGACTAAAAATAAAGGTATCACTACTAACGCGCTTCTTACGGCTATTAGATCTTTAGGTATCAGCGCAGATCAATTTGTGACACACTCATTTCGCGGGATGGCATCGTCGTTTTTGCATGAAAAAGGATTTGTTAGCGATGTCATTGAGCGGCAGTTAGCACATGTTGAAACTAACAAAGTAAAGGCTGCCTATTGTCACGCGGAGTACCTTGAGCAAAGAATTACTCTTATGCAGGCTTGGTCCAATTATTTAGATGACCTTAAAAGCAATGTAAATTTAACTAAAACTATACAGGAGTAA
- a CDS encoding helix-turn-helix transcriptional regulator — MTNDRQMIKIGDVIKKTMLSRATIYRLVNSGKFPKQVNMSDRSATWLKDEVEEFIEDKIRSRYASNDDSFKKL; from the coding sequence ATGACCAACGATAGGCAAATGATTAAGATCGGCGATGTGATTAAGAAAACCATGTTGTCAAGAGCTACTATTTATCGATTAGTAAATTCAGGAAAATTTCCCAAGCAAGTTAATATGTCAGATCGCTCTGCTACTTGGCTGAAAGATGAGGTTGAGGAATTTATCGAAGACAAGATTAGAAGCCGATATGCATCTAATGACGATAGTTTTAAAAAATTATAA
- the tyrS gene encoding tyrosine--tRNA ligase — MNTENTLAIFERGTDEILPLDELKKKLAKNKPLRIKAGFDPTAPDLHLGHTVLINKLKQLQDLGHEILFLIGDFTGMIGDPTGKSATRPPLTQEQVIENSQTYQTQVFKILDKEKTTVVFNSEWMGKMSSAQMIQLASQHTVARMLERDDFSKRYKSGKSISIHEFLYPLIQGYDSVALESDIELGGTDQKFNLLMGRELQKQAGMEPQVILTMPILEGLDGVQKMSKSLDNYIGIDDAPDDMFGKIMSISDELMWRYLELLSFETLETIASWKVEIENGENPRNIKFRLAEEIITRFHSSEAAKQAQQNFINRFAKNKVPDEMPEFSFDAGIKIANLLKESGLVNSTSDAFRMIKEGAAKIEGEKISDRNLEPESGTAVYQVGKRKFARVTIQ; from the coding sequence ATGAATACAGAAAATACGTTAGCCATTTTTGAGCGTGGCACTGATGAAATATTGCCACTCGATGAACTAAAGAAAAAACTTGCCAAAAACAAACCTTTGCGCATTAAGGCAGGCTTTGATCCAACAGCACCAGATCTTCATCTTGGGCATACGGTTCTAATCAATAAACTAAAGCAATTACAAGACCTAGGTCATGAAATATTGTTTTTAATTGGTGATTTCACCGGCATGATTGGAGACCCGACTGGCAAAAGTGCCACGCGTCCACCACTAACCCAAGAACAGGTTATTGAAAATTCTCAAACTTATCAAACTCAGGTTTTTAAAATTCTCGACAAGGAAAAAACCACTGTCGTATTTAACTCTGAGTGGATGGGGAAAATGAGTTCTGCACAAATGATTCAGCTCGCTTCTCAACATACAGTTGCAAGAATGCTGGAACGTGATGACTTTTCCAAGCGTTACAAGTCTGGCAAGAGTATTTCTATCCATGAGTTTCTATACCCTTTAATACAAGGCTATGATTCCGTTGCATTAGAGTCAGATATTGAGCTTGGTGGTACAGATCAAAAATTTAATCTCTTGATGGGGCGTGAACTGCAAAAACAAGCTGGCATGGAGCCACAAGTTATTCTTACTATGCCAATTTTAGAAGGTCTTGATGGTGTGCAGAAAATGTCTAAGTCACTCGACAACTACATTGGTATTGATGATGCACCGGACGATATGTTTGGTAAGATTATGTCAATTTCCGATGAACTAATGTGGCGCTACCTTGAACTACTAAGCTTCGAAACACTTGAAACCATCGCCTCTTGGAAAGTTGAAATTGAGAACGGCGAAAATCCTAGAAACATCAAATTTCGCTTAGCGGAAGAAATTATCACAAGATTTCATAGCAGTGAAGCTGCCAAACAAGCGCAACAAAATTTCATTAATCGATTTGCCAAAAACAAGGTTCCTGATGAAATGCCGGAGTTTAGTTTTGATGCTGGTATTAAAATTGCCAACCTTCTCAAAGAATCTGGGCTGGTTAATTCCACCTCTGATGCCTTTAGAATGATTAAAGAAGGCGCTGCTAAGATCGAAGGCGAAAAAATATCTGATCGAAATCTCGAGCCAGAATCAGGCACAGCTGTCTATCAAGTTGGTAAGCGCAAATTTGCGAGAGTGACAATTCAGTAA
- a CDS encoding glutamate-5-semialdehyde dehydrogenase translates to MDSIENLITTLGTNARIAAKSLRGATTQKKNSALKNIAEQIHQNRKVILKANQQDVAQAKDNQLDDALIDRLILDDTRIDGIIESLNQIAALADPIGEITDLKFRPSGIQVGKMRVPLGVMGIIYESRPNVTIDAAALCLKSGNGVILRGGSEAIHSNLALYACVKDGLIDDGLNEYCVQLIDTTDRAAVNALVQASEYIDAIIPRGGKGLVEAISQNATVPVIKHLHGVCHTYIDKDADADKAIKIAFNAKTRRYGVCNAMETLLVHASAAGKVLPELIAEYALKGVELRGCEQTRQFSKQIIAATAEDWDTEYLDAILSIRIVNSMSDAIDHIEQHGSGHTESIVTENYTSGRRFITEVDSASVMINASTGFADGFEYGFGAEIGISTDKFHVRGPVGLEGLTSQKYIVLGDGHIRQ, encoded by the coding sequence ATGGACTCAATAGAAAATTTAATTACCACACTAGGTACAAATGCGCGCATTGCTGCCAAAAGCTTGCGAGGTGCCACCACTCAGAAAAAAAATAGCGCACTGAAAAATATTGCTGAGCAAATTCATCAAAATAGAAAAGTCATTCTTAAGGCTAACCAACAGGATGTAGCACAAGCTAAAGATAACCAGCTAGATGATGCACTCATTGACAGACTAATTCTCGACGATACTCGCATTGATGGCATTATTGAAAGTCTTAATCAGATTGCCGCCTTGGCTGATCCAATCGGCGAAATTACCGATTTAAAATTCCGTCCAAGTGGCATTCAAGTCGGCAAGATGCGCGTACCTTTAGGGGTGATGGGTATTATTTATGAATCCCGTCCAAACGTCACAATTGACGCCGCTGCTCTATGCCTAAAATCTGGCAACGGGGTTATTCTACGTGGCGGATCAGAGGCCATACATTCTAATCTTGCACTTTATGCTTGTGTTAAGGATGGTCTAATTGATGATGGCTTAAATGAATATTGTGTGCAGCTGATTGACACCACCGATCGCGCTGCTGTTAACGCACTGGTTCAAGCATCTGAATATATTGACGCTATTATTCCGCGTGGTGGCAAAGGCTTGGTTGAGGCGATTAGCCAAAACGCTACCGTGCCAGTCATCAAACATCTTCACGGCGTTTGTCATACCTATATTGACAAAGACGCTGATGCTGATAAAGCCATTAAAATTGCGTTTAATGCTAAAACAAGGCGTTACGGTGTTTGTAATGCTATGGAAACTTTACTGGTGCACGCGTCAGCTGCTGGAAAAGTGCTGCCTGAACTGATCGCGGAATACGCACTTAAAGGGGTTGAACTTAGAGGTTGCGAGCAGACACGTCAATTTTCCAAACAAATTATTGCAGCAACCGCTGAAGACTGGGATACAGAATATTTAGATGCGATTCTTTCTATTCGTATTGTTAACTCAATGTCTGATGCGATTGATCATATTGAGCAACACGGCTCGGGACATACAGAGTCTATCGTTACCGAAAATTACACTTCAGGTCGTCGCTTCATCACCGAGGTTGACTCGGCATCTGTGATGATTAATGCCTCCACAGGTTTTGCAGATGGCTTTGAATATGGTTTTGGTGCTGAAATTGGCATTAGTACTGATAAGTTTCACGTACGTGGTCCAGTTGGCCTTGAGGGCTTAACTTCACAAAAATATATCGTCCTTGGTGATGGTCACATTAGACAATAA
- the holA gene encoding DNA polymerase III subunit delta, which translates to MRIKPESLNSQLTHQLEALYFIFGAEFLLIEQSLSDINAAAKQAGFDEKTSFEIDGNFDWGLITAEIANTSLFSPKRIIECRLKTGKIGVKGSKALTAIASNVPSDILLIISTAKLDLAQQKSKWFKTLEQHGGVIQHWEITRDHLVGWISNHMAGVGLESNQEVAQSIAFCTEGNLLASMQEIQKLKMTYPDGKINTQEFLTQAQEQSQYTVYGLIDAALFGDTAQISKIYNTLLNDTAMPILLSSSLYREIKSIINMSIEIHQGGEINAILQTHRVWNKRKPIMANILKRHSYQRLQKLLLSLGRIDRSIKGADNLNVVDELHTLLLNLAGKNQWTQ; encoded by the coding sequence ATGAGAATTAAGCCAGAATCGCTTAACTCTCAACTCACTCATCAGCTCGAAGCGCTCTATTTTATTTTTGGCGCTGAATTTTTATTAATCGAACAAAGTCTGAGTGATATTAACGCTGCTGCCAAGCAAGCTGGGTTTGATGAAAAAACCAGTTTTGAAATTGATGGTAATTTTGACTGGGGTTTAATTACAGCCGAGATTGCTAACACTTCTTTATTTTCGCCAAAACGTATTATTGAGTGTCGGCTGAAAACAGGCAAAATTGGCGTCAAAGGCTCAAAAGCCTTAACCGCAATCGCTAGCAATGTGCCTAGTGATATTTTGTTAATAATTTCCACAGCAAAGCTAGATCTTGCACAGCAAAAAAGCAAGTGGTTTAAAACCCTTGAGCAGCATGGTGGCGTCATTCAGCATTGGGAAATCACTCGTGATCATTTGGTTGGCTGGATTAGCAACCATATGGCCGGTGTCGGCTTAGAAAGCAATCAAGAAGTTGCACAAAGCATTGCTTTTTGCACGGAAGGCAACCTTCTCGCTTCTATGCAGGAAATTCAGAAGCTTAAGATGACTTACCCAGATGGAAAAATAAACACTCAAGAATTTCTCACTCAAGCGCAAGAGCAGTCTCAATATACAGTTTACGGCCTTATTGACGCCGCTTTATTTGGCGACACCGCTCAAATTAGTAAAATTTATAACACCTTACTTAACGATACTGCTATGCCTATTTTGCTAAGCAGCTCACTGTATCGAGAAATAAAATCCATCATCAACATGTCAATTGAGATTCATCAAGGGGGTGAGATTAATGCTATTTTGCAAACCCACCGAGTGTGGAATAAGCGTAAACCTATTATGGCCAATATTCTAAAACGCCACTCTTATCAACGCCTGCAAAAACTACTATTATCACTCGGACGTATTGACCGCTCCATCAAAGGCGCGGATAATCTTAATGTAGTGGATGAACTACACACGCTTTTATTAAACCTGGCTGGGAAAAATCAATGGACTCAATAG
- the lptE gene encoding LPS assembly lipoprotein LptE — protein MSKTNFSILILTTLLLSSCGFHTPIKNTPLNAVVVSANANEFAQELQTRFNQEAMQNLTIQIGSEVQKQQTSSYTSSNSVNSYTLSLSVPVKVFNVDQKLLLSQDLTASLHLNKITSSTQADRLQIEESYTQLRNTLIKKLIRRLSKLNEN, from the coding sequence ATGTCAAAAACTAACTTCTCAATCCTGATTCTTACAACGCTTCTACTAAGCTCTTGTGGCTTTCACACACCGATTAAAAATACACCCTTAAACGCTGTTGTTGTAAGTGCTAATGCTAATGAGTTTGCTCAAGAACTGCAAACAAGATTCAACCAAGAAGCTATGCAAAATCTAACCATTCAAATAGGTTCGGAAGTGCAAAAACAACAAACCTCTTCGTACACATCCAGTAATTCTGTCAATAGTTATACCTTAAGCTTAAGTGTGCCTGTTAAAGTGTTCAACGTCGATCAAAAACTATTACTATCTCAAGACTTAACAGCCAGCTTACACCTAAATAAAATAACCAGCTCGACACAAGCAGATAGACTTCAAATTGAGGAATCTTACACTCAGCTAAGAAATACTCTTATCAAGAAATTAATCAGAAGACTATCAAAACTCAATGAGAATTAA
- the ftsH gene encoding ATP-dependent zinc metalloprotease FtsH — translation MFKNLLLWLVLGSVLTSIFSQFEVNEQKSEITYSQFIQSVKQGDVSEVTIAGSSISGVGAGGEQFDTYSPGDLGLMGDLLDNGVNVVAKPPEKDGFFKQLVISLAPILLLIAVILYTMKGAGGAMGGKNPMSFGKSKARLIPKDESNVTFADVAGVDEAKEDVAELVDFLSNPGKFTKVGGKIPKGVLLIGPPGTGKTLLAKAIAGEAAVPFFFISGSDFVEMFVGVGASRVRDMFEQAKKSAPCIIFIDEIDAVGRQRGAGMGGGHDEREQTLNQMLVEMDGFEGSEGIIVIAATNRPDVLDPALLRPGRFDRQVMVGLPDINGRDAILKVHMRNLPIAKNVKSINIAKGTPGFSGADLANLCNEAALITAGKNKLLVGMQEFEKAKDKIMMGAERKSMAMDESEKEMTAYHEAGHAIVGRLVPEHDPVYKVSIIPRGRALGVTMFLPEKDSYSISRRKLNSQVASLFGGRIAEELIYGKDAVTTGASNDIERATEIAHKMVKHWGMSDKLGPLAYGEDEGEVFLGKQVTKHKHISEDTFKVIDDEIRIIIDTNYAVASKILEDNKDILIEMTKALMEFETIDKEQIDDLMDRKPIREAAVVTDSDVASTELGSGIQADDANDSDENPLDGDPKIA, via the coding sequence ATGTTTAAAAATTTATTGTTATGGTTGGTTTTGGGTAGTGTTCTTACCTCAATTTTTAGCCAATTTGAAGTCAACGAACAAAAGAGTGAAATCACGTATTCCCAGTTTATTCAAAGTGTTAAGCAAGGGGATGTTTCTGAAGTGACTATTGCTGGAAGTAGTATTTCCGGTGTGGGTGCGGGTGGTGAACAATTTGATACTTATTCACCAGGTGACTTAGGTCTAATGGGTGATTTGCTTGATAACGGCGTGAATGTTGTGGCTAAGCCACCTGAAAAAGATGGATTCTTTAAGCAATTAGTTATCTCATTAGCGCCAATTTTATTATTAATTGCTGTGATTTTATATACCATGAAAGGCGCTGGCGGCGCTATGGGCGGTAAAAACCCAATGAGTTTTGGCAAGTCAAAGGCGCGTCTTATTCCTAAAGACGAGTCTAATGTAACTTTTGCAGATGTAGCAGGTGTAGATGAGGCAAAAGAAGATGTCGCTGAATTAGTTGATTTTTTATCTAATCCGGGCAAGTTTACCAAAGTTGGCGGGAAAATTCCTAAAGGTGTTTTATTAATTGGCCCTCCTGGTACGGGTAAAACCCTCTTGGCAAAAGCCATTGCAGGCGAAGCGGCCGTGCCATTTTTCTTCATTTCTGGCTCTGATTTTGTAGAAATGTTTGTCGGTGTTGGTGCGTCACGTGTGCGCGATATGTTTGAGCAGGCTAAGAAAAGTGCGCCGTGCATTATCTTTATCGATGAAATCGATGCAGTTGGTCGTCAACGTGGTGCGGGTATGGGCGGTGGCCATGATGAGCGTGAGCAAACTTTGAACCAAATGTTGGTAGAAATGGACGGCTTTGAAGGCTCGGAAGGTATTATTGTTATTGCAGCAACTAACCGCCCTGATGTACTTGATCCGGCGTTATTGCGCCCTGGACGTTTTGATCGTCAAGTGATGGTTGGTTTGCCTGATATTAATGGCCGTGATGCGATTTTAAAGGTGCACATGCGCAATCTTCCAATTGCAAAAAATGTTAAATCTATTAATATTGCTAAAGGTACGCCGGGTTTTTCTGGTGCAGATTTAGCTAATTTGTGTAATGAAGCCGCCCTTATCACAGCTGGAAAAAACAAACTACTGGTTGGTATGCAGGAGTTTGAAAAAGCTAAAGATAAAATTATGATGGGCGCTGAGCGCAAATCTATGGCAATGGATGAATCTGAAAAAGAAATGACCGCTTATCATGAGGCGGGTCACGCAATTGTTGGACGTCTAGTGCCAGAACATGATCCAGTTTACAAAGTGAGTATCATTCCTAGAGGTAGAGCACTGGGTGTGACGATGTTCTTGCCAGAAAAAGACAGCTATAGTATTTCTAGACGAAAGCTCAATTCGCAAGTAGCTTCTTTATTTGGTGGACGAATCGCTGAAGAATTAATTTATGGCAAAGACGCTGTTACCACAGGCGCTAGTAATGATATTGAGCGTGCAACAGAAATTGCTCATAAAATGGTTAAGCACTGGGGCATGTCAGATAAGCTTGGACCGCTAGCCTACGGCGAGGATGAAGGTGAGGTATTTTTAGGTAAGCAGGTCACCAAGCATAAGCATATCTCCGAAGATACCTTTAAAGTCATTGATGATGAGATTCGCATTATTATTGATACAAACTATGCAGTTGCTAGCAAAATTTTAGAAGATAACAAAGATATTCTGATTGAAATGACCAAAGCGTTAATGGAGTTTGAAACCATTGATAAAGAGCAGATTGACGATCTTATGGATCGCAAGCCAATTCGTGAAGCGGCAGTTGTGACTGATTCAGATGTTGCTTCAACTGAACTAGGCTCTGGTATTCAAGCGGATGATGCAAACGATTCTGACGAAAATCCACTTGATGGCGATCCTAAAATCGCATAA
- the folP gene encoding dihydropteroate synthase, with translation MTINNTQALVMGILNVTPDSFSDGGQCLNVDDAIRAAMRLLDQGADIIDIGGESTRPGAASVSEADEINRVVPVIKALSTQTNIPISIDTSKPQVMQQAVEAGASLINDVNALQADGALEMAASLEVDVCLMHRQGLPQTMQQNPTYNDVIEDIQQFFQQRIEACQQAGIQPEKIILDPGFGFGKTLAHNLEILHRFNEFKGLGFRLLAGLSRKSMIGAILNNREVEGRMIGSVTSAIIAVQNGADIVRVHDVLATKDALLTLQAVNGA, from the coding sequence ATGACTATTAACAATACACAAGCGCTGGTGATGGGCATACTTAATGTCACACCTGATTCTTTTTCGGATGGCGGGCAATGTCTTAACGTTGATGATGCAATTCGGGCTGCGATGCGCCTACTTGATCAAGGTGCTGATATTATTGATATTGGTGGTGAATCAACCCGTCCTGGGGCAGCGTCCGTGAGTGAGGCTGACGAAATCAACCGTGTTGTGCCTGTGATTAAAGCTCTATCTACGCAAACTAATATCCCTATTTCGATCGACACTTCTAAGCCGCAAGTGATGCAACAAGCTGTAGAGGCAGGCGCCAGTCTAATTAATGATGTGAATGCTTTGCAAGCGGATGGCGCTTTGGAAATGGCCGCCTCGCTAGAAGTTGATGTGTGTCTTATGCATCGACAGGGGTTGCCGCAAACCATGCAACAAAATCCAACATATAACGATGTTATTGAGGATATTCAGCAATTCTTTCAACAAAGGATTGAGGCTTGTCAGCAGGCAGGCATTCAGCCAGAAAAAATTATTCTGGACCCTGGCTTTGGTTTTGGCAAGACGTTAGCACATAATTTAGAAATATTACATCGATTTAATGAATTTAAAGGTTTGGGCTTTAGGCTTTTAGCAGGACTCTCTAGAAAATCTATGATTGGTGCTATACTAAACAACAGAGAAGTTGAAGGTCGCATGATTGGCAGCGTAACAAGCGCTATAATAGCGGTTCAAAATGGGGCGGATATTGTGCGTGTGCACGATGTGTTGGCGACTAAAGATGCCTTATTGACATTGCAAGCAGTAAACGGAGCGTAA
- the glmM gene encoding phosphoglucosamine mutase: MANYFGTDGIRGEVGIAPITADFFLKLGWAVGSVLSEKGKASVVIGKDTRVSGYLFESALEAGFLSAGVDVGLLGPMPTPAIAYLTQTYNATAGVVISASHNHFQDNGVKFFSDKGLKLSNEDQAKIEQKLAEPMQSVSSDKIGKARRHEQPIGRYIEFCKSTFDRTINLSGLNIIIDCANGATYHIAKDVFSELGANITVINNAPDGFNINKNCGATDTQHLQEVVLEANADLGIAFDGDGDRLMMVDHQGELVDGDELVFIVAKAWQAQQCLDNNIVVGTKMTNLGMRHALRDLNIDFIEADVGDRYVMEKMKEHGSILGGEGSGHMICLDKTTSGDGIISALQVLEVLAKSGASLNQLKNEMVKYPQVLINVRTKEKIDLDNHQQLDAVTKEVEAELGEQGRVLIRASGTEPLIRVMVEAKDAQLTQQSAEKLANTLR; the protein is encoded by the coding sequence TTGGCTAATTATTTTGGAACGGATGGCATTCGAGGTGAAGTAGGTATAGCGCCTATTACGGCCGATTTCTTTTTAAAACTCGGTTGGGCAGTGGGCTCAGTTTTGTCCGAAAAGGGTAAAGCAAGTGTGGTTATTGGTAAAGATACACGCGTGTCTGGGTATTTGTTTGAATCAGCGCTTGAGGCAGGTTTTTTGTCAGCTGGCGTTGATGTTGGTTTATTGGGACCAATGCCTACGCCGGCTATTGCCTATTTGACACAAACTTACAATGCAACTGCGGGTGTGGTTATTAGCGCCTCACACAATCATTTCCAAGATAATGGGGTGAAGTTTTTCTCTGATAAAGGGCTCAAATTAAGTAATGAAGATCAGGCCAAAATTGAGCAAAAATTAGCCGAACCTATGCAGAGTGTTAGCTCTGATAAGATTGGCAAGGCGCGTAGACACGAGCAGCCAATAGGGCGATATATTGAATTTTGCAAATCAACATTTGATCGTACGATTAATTTAAGCGGGCTTAATATTATTATTGATTGCGCCAATGGTGCGACTTATCATATTGCTAAAGATGTTTTTTCAGAATTAGGCGCCAATATTACCGTGATTAATAATGCGCCAGACGGCTTTAATATTAACAAAAATTGTGGCGCAACGGATACTCAACATTTACAAGAAGTTGTGCTTGAAGCCAACGCCGATTTAGGCATTGCTTTTGATGGCGATGGCGATCGTTTAATGATGGTTGATCACCAGGGTGAATTGGTTGATGGCGACGAGTTGGTGTTTATTGTGGCTAAGGCTTGGCAAGCGCAACAGTGTTTGGATAATAATATCGTCGTTGGCACTAAAATGACCAATCTAGGTATGCGCCACGCTTTAAGAGATCTTAATATTGATTTTATTGAAGCTGATGTGGGCGATCGCTACGTTATGGAGAAGATGAAAGAACATGGCTCAATTTTAGGTGGCGAAGGCTCTGGTCATATGATCTGTCTAGATAAAACCACTTCGGGCGACGGCATTATTTCTGCACTACAAGTATTGGAAGTTTTGGCAAAGAGTGGTGCCAGCCTTAACCAGTTAAAAAACGAAATGGTGAAGTATCCACAAGTATTGATCAATGTCAGAACCAAAGAGAAAATCGATCTTGATAATCACCAACAGCTAGATGCAGTGACTAAAGAAGTAGAAGCAGAGTTGGGTGAACAGGGAAGGGTGCTCATTCGTGCTTCAGGTACTGAGCCACTAATCCGCGTTATGGTTGAGGCGAAAGATGCACAACTGACTCAACAAAGTGCAGAAAAGTTGGCCAACACACTGCGTTAG
- a CDS encoding sulfite exporter TauE/SafE family protein — translation MVFDTTSLALVGLIFLWTGFVRTGLGFGGAAIGLPLMLLIGGSPVYWLPIIGIHLLFFSSLTLFKSIKKVDWRYLKHSLLWIIPPTLVGVAGLLSLPDQVVIVFIYSITIFYAITWIFNQKITSDKPWVDKLLLILGGYVAGTSLTGAPLIVAVYMRYVSKEYLRNTLFVLWFILVSIKMATFMLMGVVIDWSFSLALIPIAAIGHVVGIKAHQKIIENDQVFKKWVGSMLLLISSFGLLKVVLS, via the coding sequence GTGGTTTTTGATACTACCAGTCTTGCACTGGTTGGCTTGATTTTTCTATGGACAGGGTTTGTTCGTACTGGGCTGGGTTTTGGCGGTGCGGCGATTGGACTACCGTTGATGCTATTGATTGGGGGTAGCCCGGTATATTGGCTGCCCATTATCGGCATTCATCTATTGTTCTTTTCGTCATTAACACTGTTTAAATCCATTAAAAAAGTTGACTGGCGCTATTTAAAGCATTCGTTGCTTTGGATTATTCCACCAACGCTTGTTGGTGTTGCTGGCTTGTTAAGCTTGCCTGATCAAGTGGTGATTGTCTTTATTTATTCCATTACGATTTTTTACGCAATTACTTGGATTTTTAATCAAAAAATCACTTCCGATAAGCCCTGGGTAGACAAACTTTTGCTAATTTTGGGTGGCTATGTAGCAGGCACTTCGCTAACAGGTGCCCCCTTGATTGTGGCGGTATATATGCGCTATGTTTCAAAAGAATATCTGCGTAATACACTGTTTGTACTTTGGTTTATTTTAGTTAGCATAAAGATGGCCACCTTTATGCTGATGGGTGTTGTTATTGACTGGTCATTTTCTTTGGCCTTAATCCCAATTGCTGCCATTGGCCATGTGGTCGGCATCAAGGCACATCAAAAAATTATCGAGAATGATCAAGTTTTTAAAAAATGGGTGGGCAGTATGCTGTTATTGATCAGTTCATTTGGATTATTGAAGGTGGTTTTGAGTTAA